AAACAGCTGATAAAGAAATTAGTGAAAAGACTGCTATGACTGTTTTGTTTTCAGTACCAAGCGGAAAAATATACAATCAAGCGATCAAAGTTTTAAAAGATTCTAAAAAAATGAAAGAATTTAACCATAGTATATTTTTGTATCCTATTGTGTATGATACAGGGAGGATCGAAAAAAAATATGCTATCAAAAAGGATGAAGTGACGATCGTGTTCTTTGAAAATGGGAAGGAAAAGAATCGGATTCCCATTGATGGAAGTTTTGACGTCAATACGATGCTTATTCCTGCTTTAAATCAGTTGCCGTTGTCTAGTGTAGAACCAAATGTTCAGCCACCAGCTTCTTCGACACCCGAATCAACAGTAGAAACAGCAGACACGACTCAAACAACCGCAGAGGATGGACAAATAGTCGAACAGTCTGCAGAAGTTGAGCCGGCACAATAAATCAAATTTTAGAAAGAAGGGCTTAATATGAAAGAATTTATTCAATTCATTTTATTGGGACTTTTTATAAGAAAACCTAGATTACAGCGAGTCTATGTGAGAAGTGAACGACGTGACAAGTATTAAATGGCGGACTTTGGCAACTGATTTATTAAAAAAGAGGACTCAGGGAAACACTGAGTCCTCTTTCAATCGTAAGCCAGCAAAAAAAGTCCGACTAAATGAGAAAGTTCGCTTAATTCCTTTTGATAAAATGCGTAAAGAGTCACTGAAATGGTACCAAGATCCAGAGAGTATGCGCAATATCGTCGGAATAAAAACCATATACAGCAAAGAACAAATTCAGCAAATGTATGAATGGCAAAATCAACACGGGCTACTTTATTATATTGAATACAATCATGGTAGCCATTGTCAAATCATTGGGGATGTCTGGCTGGCAGAAGATGATTATGCTATTGTGATCGATCAAGCTTTTCGCAATCGTCGGATAGGCCGGATGGTCACAAAATATTTTATTTATAAATCAAAAAAAATGAACCGTGATTTTATTACGGTAAGCGAAATTTTCAATTGGAATAAAACCTCTCAGAAAATGTTTACAAACTTAGGCTTTTATCCTTTTAAAGAAAATAAAGACAGCTGGAGCTACCGCAGACGGCTAAAAAAAGCCCAAATTGAGAAGAAAAATTCAAAATAATCTTAAATTAGCCTATTTTTAGGCTTGACGAACAAATTCTCTTTAGTGTAAACTTACGTTAACAGAAAAACTAGAGGAGTGATTACATGAACCGACTATCAAAACCAATCAGCGAATTGAATAATTCATGGCAAAACTGGCGTAGATAGTTGTATGTATGATACTCTCATAGATGCAACTTTAGAAGACAAATTCTAAAATTTGTATCTATGTCGGTTTGTTCAAGATGAATTTCGACCACGTAGATGATTGATCTATGTGGTTTTTGTTATAAAAACAACGACCACTCCTTTTTTAGGGTTTGTCGTTGTTTTTTTGTCTAAATTTATTTCATTTAATGGAATGAATCAGTTTCACATTATCTAGCTTTATAGGCTAACTTTTCGAGAAAAAGATAAAAATTAAATGAGCCTGTTCAGCTTTTAAATTAGGAGGAGAATATATGAAAAAAAATCGTTTATCGATCGTTGTAGCAATCATTGTCATTTTTTTAATCGGATCATTTTTTGTTGAAAAGAAGGAAGCTACTCCTGAAAAATTACCAACAGTTGGAGTGTTGCAATTTGTTAGTCATCCTGCTTTGGATAAAATATACAAGGGGATTCAAGCTGGGTTGGAAGAAGAAGGCTATGAAGATGGGAAAAATATGACGATTGCCTTTCAAAATGGTCAGGCCGATCAAAGTAAATTAGCGACCATGAGCCAGCAATTAATACAAGAAAAAAAGGCAGATGTGTTGATTGGAATTGCCACACCAGCGGCGCAAGCACTGGCAAATACGACGACAGAAATACCAATCGTTCTGGGTGCCATTACAGATCCAGTGAGTGCAGGCTTAGTAAAAGATAATCAAGTCCCAGGAGGAAATATTACCGGGGTAAGCGATAAGTCGCCAGTAGCTGCTCAATTTGATTTATTAACGGAAATATTACCCAAAAGTAAAAAAATTGGTATTCTCTATGCATCATCTGAAGAAAATTCTAAATTTCAAGTAGAAGAAGCAAAAAAAGCTGCTGAGAAGAAAGGCTTGATTGTAAAAACATATGTGGTTCCATCCAGTAATGAAAT
The Enterococcus silesiacus DNA segment above includes these coding regions:
- a CDS encoding peptide ABC transporter substrate-binding protein, with product MKKNRLSIVVAIIVIFLIGSFFVEKKEATPEKLPTVGVLQFVSHPALDKIYKGIQAGLEEEGYEDGKNMTIAFQNGQADQSKLATMSQQLIQEKKADVLIGIATPAAQALANTTTEIPIVLGAITDPVSAGLVKDNQVPGGNITGVSDKSPVAAQFDLLTEILPKSKKIGILYASSEENSKFQVEEAKKAAEKKGLIVKTYVVPSSNEIAQTVQVMTSEVDTIYIPTDNTIANAMQTVVNEANKTKTPIIPSVDTMVEQGGLATVGINQFDLGVQTGKMAAAILSGQTKPATTPIYTFKTGDIIINQKQAEKLGISISEKIKSKATIIE